Proteins co-encoded in one Populus trichocarpa isolate Nisqually-1 chromosome 10, P.trichocarpa_v4.1, whole genome shotgun sequence genomic window:
- the LOC7463481 gene encoding probable U3 small nucleolar RNA-associated protein 7 isoform X1 produces MGAKQENGDPEDILPPPEQELSHELDMKVKKYLRGEGADLEVLKDKKLKGQLYDRENLYGKSAKAAAKTEKWLLPSEGGYLEAEGIEKTWRIKQDTIGREVDISSAKNQYDIVLPGSYFGPYTLDFTSSGRYMAAAGRKGHLAVVDMKNMSLIKEMQVRETVRDVVFLHNELFFAAAQKKYPYIYNRDGVELHCLKEHGAVTRLQFLKNHFLLASINKFGQLRYQDVTMGEMISNFRTGLGRTDVMQANPFNGVVALGHSGGTVSMWKPTSAVPLVKMLCHPGPITAMAFHPDGHLMATSGKEKKIKIWDVRKFEVLQTIRGHAKTLDFSQKGLLAAGTGSFVQVFGDFSGSRNYSRHMGHSIVKGYQIGKVAFRPYEDVLGIGHSTGWSSILIPGSGEPNFDTWLANPFETTKQRREKEIHSLLDKLPPETIMLDPSKIGTVKSAKKKEKPTKKEMEADMEAAVEAAKGTAIKNKTKGKNKPSKIAVKKKEIVVRAKKPFLDQQMKEEENVAKKKQKISEEISLPTALQRFARKKATA; encoded by the exons ATGGGTGCGAAACAAGAAAATGGTGACCCTGAGGATATTTTGCCTCCTCCTGAACAA GAATTATCTCACGAGTTGGATATGAAAGTAAAGAAGTATCTTAGAGGAGAAGGAGCTGATTTGGAG gttttaaaagacaaaaagctCAAGGGTCAACTTTATGATAGAGAAAATTTATATGGAAAATCTGCAAAAGCTGCAGCCAAGACTGAAAAG TGGCTTTTGCCAAGTGAGGGAGGCTATCTCGAGGCTGAGGGTATAGAGAAGACATGGAGGATCAAACAGGACACAATCGGCCGTGAAGTTGATATCTCAAGCGCAAAGAATCAATATGATATAGTCTTGCCAGGTTCAT ATTTTGGTCCATACACTCTGGATTTTACTTCAAGTGGTCGATACATGGCAGCTGCTGGTCGCAAGGGGCACTTGGCTGTTGTTGACATGAAGAATATGAGCTTAATTAAAGAGATGCAG gtTAGAGAAACAGTGCGTGATGTTGTGTTTTTGCACAATGAGCTGTTCTTTGCTGCTGCCCAGAAAAA GTACCCATACATTTATAACAGAGATGGTGTCGAACTTCATTGTTTAAAG GAACATGGTGCAGTGACAAGGCTTCAGTTTCTGAAAAACCACTTTCTCTTGGCGTCAATAAACAAATTTGGGCAGCTGCGATACCAAGATGTTACAATGGGTGAGATGATAAGCAATTTCCGGACAGGTTTAGGCCGTACTGATGTGATGCAGGCCAATCCTTTCAATGGGGTTGTTGCTTTGGGTCATTCAGGTGGTACAGTAAGCATGTGGAAGCCCACTAGTGCGGTTCCCCTTGTCAAGATGCTGTGTCATCCTGGGCCTATCACAGCAATGGCATTTCATCCTGATGGCCATCTCATGGCCACGTCtggcaaggaaaagaaaattaagatttgGGACGTGAGGAAATTTGAGGTTCTCCAAACTATAAGAGGCCATGCAAAAACCTTGGACTTCAGTCAAAAAGGTTTACTAGCTGCTGGAACTGGATCGTTTGTTCAGGTTTTTGGAGATTTCTCTGGATCACGGAATTACAGCAGACATATGGGTCATTCTATTGTGAAAGGTTATCAGATAGGGAAAGTTGCATTTCGACCATACGAAGATGTTCTAGGCATAGGGCACTCCACGGGATGGTCTTCAATTCTTATCCCAGGTTCAGGGGAACCCAACTTTGACACATGGTTAGCAAACCCATTTGAAACTACTAAACAACGAAGAGAGAAGGAAATTCACTCTCTTCTCGACAAGCTCCCCCCCGAGACAATTATGCTGGACCCTTCAAAGATTGGTACAGTGAAGTCagcaaagaagaaagagaaaccAACAAAGAAGGAGATGGAGGCGGATATGGAAGCTGCTGTTGAAGCAGCCAAGGGAACTGCcattaagaacaaaacaaagGGGAAGAATAAGCCAAGTAAAATAGCAGTAAAGAAAAAGGAGATTGTTGTAAGGGCCAAGAAACCTTTCTTGGACCAACAAATGAAAGAGGAAGAAAACGTGGCTAAAAAGAAGCAGAAAATCAGCGAGGAAATTTCGTTACCTACGGCTTTGCAAAGATTTGCCCGTAAGAAAGCAACGGCATAA
- the LOC7463481 gene encoding probable U3 small nucleolar RNA-associated protein 7 isoform X2, which yields MGAKQENGDPEDILPPPEQELSHELDMKVKKYLRGEGADLEVLKDKKLKGQLYDRENLYGKSAKAAAKTEKWLLPSEGGYLEAEGIEKTWRIKQDTIGREVDISSAKNQYDIVLPDFGPYTLDFTSSGRYMAAAGRKGHLAVVDMKNMSLIKEMQVRETVRDVVFLHNELFFAAAQKKYPYIYNRDGVELHCLKEHGAVTRLQFLKNHFLLASINKFGQLRYQDVTMGEMISNFRTGLGRTDVMQANPFNGVVALGHSGGTVSMWKPTSAVPLVKMLCHPGPITAMAFHPDGHLMATSGKEKKIKIWDVRKFEVLQTIRGHAKTLDFSQKGLLAAGTGSFVQVFGDFSGSRNYSRHMGHSIVKGYQIGKVAFRPYEDVLGIGHSTGWSSILIPGSGEPNFDTWLANPFETTKQRREKEIHSLLDKLPPETIMLDPSKIGTVKSAKKKEKPTKKEMEADMEAAVEAAKGTAIKNKTKGKNKPSKIAVKKKEIVVRAKKPFLDQQMKEEENVAKKKQKISEEISLPTALQRFARKKATA from the exons ATGGGTGCGAAACAAGAAAATGGTGACCCTGAGGATATTTTGCCTCCTCCTGAACAA GAATTATCTCACGAGTTGGATATGAAAGTAAAGAAGTATCTTAGAGGAGAAGGAGCTGATTTGGAG gttttaaaagacaaaaagctCAAGGGTCAACTTTATGATAGAGAAAATTTATATGGAAAATCTGCAAAAGCTGCAGCCAAGACTGAAAAG TGGCTTTTGCCAAGTGAGGGAGGCTATCTCGAGGCTGAGGGTATAGAGAAGACATGGAGGATCAAACAGGACACAATCGGCCGTGAAGTTGATATCTCAAGCGCAAAGAATCAATATGATATAGTCTTGCCAG ATTTTGGTCCATACACTCTGGATTTTACTTCAAGTGGTCGATACATGGCAGCTGCTGGTCGCAAGGGGCACTTGGCTGTTGTTGACATGAAGAATATGAGCTTAATTAAAGAGATGCAG gtTAGAGAAACAGTGCGTGATGTTGTGTTTTTGCACAATGAGCTGTTCTTTGCTGCTGCCCAGAAAAA GTACCCATACATTTATAACAGAGATGGTGTCGAACTTCATTGTTTAAAG GAACATGGTGCAGTGACAAGGCTTCAGTTTCTGAAAAACCACTTTCTCTTGGCGTCAATAAACAAATTTGGGCAGCTGCGATACCAAGATGTTACAATGGGTGAGATGATAAGCAATTTCCGGACAGGTTTAGGCCGTACTGATGTGATGCAGGCCAATCCTTTCAATGGGGTTGTTGCTTTGGGTCATTCAGGTGGTACAGTAAGCATGTGGAAGCCCACTAGTGCGGTTCCCCTTGTCAAGATGCTGTGTCATCCTGGGCCTATCACAGCAATGGCATTTCATCCTGATGGCCATCTCATGGCCACGTCtggcaaggaaaagaaaattaagatttgGGACGTGAGGAAATTTGAGGTTCTCCAAACTATAAGAGGCCATGCAAAAACCTTGGACTTCAGTCAAAAAGGTTTACTAGCTGCTGGAACTGGATCGTTTGTTCAGGTTTTTGGAGATTTCTCTGGATCACGGAATTACAGCAGACATATGGGTCATTCTATTGTGAAAGGTTATCAGATAGGGAAAGTTGCATTTCGACCATACGAAGATGTTCTAGGCATAGGGCACTCCACGGGATGGTCTTCAATTCTTATCCCAGGTTCAGGGGAACCCAACTTTGACACATGGTTAGCAAACCCATTTGAAACTACTAAACAACGAAGAGAGAAGGAAATTCACTCTCTTCTCGACAAGCTCCCCCCCGAGACAATTATGCTGGACCCTTCAAAGATTGGTACAGTGAAGTCagcaaagaagaaagagaaaccAACAAAGAAGGAGATGGAGGCGGATATGGAAGCTGCTGTTGAAGCAGCCAAGGGAACTGCcattaagaacaaaacaaagGGGAAGAATAAGCCAAGTAAAATAGCAGTAAAGAAAAAGGAGATTGTTGTAAGGGCCAAGAAACCTTTCTTGGACCAACAAATGAAAGAGGAAGAAAACGTGGCTAAAAAGAAGCAGAAAATCAGCGAGGAAATTTCGTTACCTACGGCTTTGCAAAGATTTGCCCGTAAGAAAGCAACGGCATAA